The following proteins come from a genomic window of Candidatus Neomarinimicrobiota bacterium:
- a CDS encoding CopG family transcriptional regulator: MKKLINIRMDENILADLDHYGSVLERTRTYLIEKAVTAYFDTLDEM; this comes from the coding sequence ATGAAGAAACTAATCAATATAAGAATGGATGAAAATATTTTGGCTGATTTGGATCACTACGGAAGTGTTTTGGAAAGGACACGAACCTATTTGATTGAAAAAGCAGTCACCGCCTATTTCGACACTTTAGATGAAATGAT
- a CDS encoding T9SS type A sorting domain-containing protein: MKNILLITILTSFCLSQSEEWIYFNNMTNYEWGVGMDFSVNRISPDGSVNEIILEDVRYSDLSEDGTKLLYVNYELIGNMGWDQLGPVSFSIYNTETSDTISSITGIYPTNPRFTHDENIVLYMEGSQYSNWQLYKYSFADSSITMLSDSLSSAFDNMALSPNGQQVLYFKLTEDEDTEDYFMDVDVIVADIESGETTILATIPYLVISGNGIWVNNPIWSDNGFIYLTFLDDNNCAQLFGIHSTYGYITQLTDNPCTGEIGYYCIPSILKTKETDLDKFVYTTCSDTLGSNEHWIYDIASNESSYLGYFGGDNFASIAMGQSWSPDGTKVVFNEWLFGGMILIPGHMRIYDTVTESIDTVGNALNIDDPESYYAASPVIWFAEAEVNVDEPTDILPTQLSLEQNYPNPFNPTTTLRYDLPENSQVIIMIYDIMGREVRTLVNNQQSAGYKSVVWNATNNLGQPVSAGMYLYRISAGEFHSVKKMVLMK; this comes from the coding sequence ATGAAAAATATATTACTTATCACAATACTGACATCTTTCTGTCTTTCGCAATCGGAAGAATGGATTTATTTCAACAATATGACGAACTACGAATGGGGTGTGGGAATGGATTTTAGCGTGAACAGAATTTCACCCGATGGATCTGTCAATGAAATAATATTAGAAGACGTTCGATATTCCGATCTTTCTGAAGACGGTACCAAATTATTATACGTTAATTATGAACTAATTGGAAATATGGGTTGGGATCAGCTTGGACCAGTGAGTTTTAGTATTTACAATACTGAAACATCGGACACCATCAGTTCAATAACCGGTATTTATCCGACAAATCCAAGATTTACCCATGATGAAAATATTGTGCTATATATGGAAGGATCTCAATATTCAAATTGGCAATTATATAAATATTCTTTTGCTGATAGTTCAATCACAATGTTAAGTGACTCATTGAGTTCCGCTTTTGATAATATGGCACTTTCACCGAACGGACAACAGGTACTCTATTTTAAACTAACTGAAGATGAAGACACGGAAGATTATTTTATGGACGTTGATGTAATTGTAGCTGACATTGAAAGCGGTGAAACAACCATATTAGCCACAATCCCTTATTTAGTTATTAGTGGAAACGGCATTTGGGTTAATAACCCGATTTGGAGTGATAATGGTTTTATTTACTTAACTTTTCTTGATGATAATAATTGTGCTCAACTTTTTGGAATACACAGTACTTATGGCTATATAACGCAATTAACAGATAATCCATGCACAGGTGAAATAGGCTATTATTGTATACCATCTATTTTAAAAACAAAAGAAACTGATTTAGATAAATTTGTTTATACCACCTGTAGTGATACTCTAGGTAGTAATGAACATTGGATTTATGATATTGCTTCCAATGAATCTTCCTATCTTGGTTATTTTGGCGGTGATAATTTTGCGTCTATTGCCATGGGTCAATCATGGTCACCAGATGGAACAAAAGTTGTATTTAACGAATGGCTTTTTGGAGGAATGATACTAATTCCAGGACATATGAGAATATATGATACGGTTACTGAAAGTATCGATACCGTGGGAAATGCCCTTAATATAGATGATCCGGAATCATATTATGCAGCCTCGCCAGTAATTTGGTTTGCCGAAGCCGAAGTGAATGTTGATGAACCAACTGATATCTTGCCAACACAACTATCTTTAGAACAAAATTATCCAAATCCATTTAATCCAACCACAACCCTTCGATATGACTTACCTGAAAACTCACAAGTAATTATTATGATATATGATATTATGGGACGTGAAGTGAGAACATTGGTTAACAATCAACAAAGTGCCGGCTATAAATCAGTTGTTTGGAATGCCACCAACAATTTAGGACAGCCAGTAAGCGCAGGGATGTATTTATATCGAATTTCGGCCGGAGAATTTCATTCAGTTAAAAAGATGGTTCTTATGAAATAG